One Marasmius oreades isolate 03SP1 chromosome 2, whole genome shotgun sequence DNA segment encodes these proteins:
- a CDS encoding uncharacterized protein (CAZy:GH93) produces the protein MLLKLLILGLIGVSRALDVVTPYNNKVIFSPPSNWPIPRTLYARSVLIAQDGADQNVLLATWENYSPQPPNVWFPVYRSTDLGQTWKPLSNITDTQNGWGLRYQPYLYELPSAIGSFPAGTIIAAGNSIPQDSSQTRIDVYASTDKGRTWKFVSHAASGGPANGGTPIWEPFFLTYQGQLVIYYSDSRDSQAHSQKLVHQVTTNLVNWGPVVDDVADSKTSDRPGMATVAALPNGKYIMTYEFGGAPEVNFAVYYRISDSPLTFASATGHNIKATTGQQTQSSPTVVWTPYGGTNGTIVVSANNSGGLWINKQLGAVNSPWTLVSTGAAGGYARDLKVLPTNQQIFLVVGGVLSGTANQVLASVVNLP, from the exons ATGCTCCTCAAATTGCTCATTCTAGGGCTCATCGGTGTCAGTCGGGCGTTGGACGTTGTCACACCCTATAACAACAAGGTCATATTCTCGCCCCCAAGCAATTGGCCCATCCCTCGTACCCTCTACGCTCGCTCTGTTCTCATAGCCCAAGATGGTGCGGACCAAAACGTCCTCCTAGCCACCTGGGAAAACTATTCTCCTCAACCGCCCAATGTCTGGTTCCCCGTTTATCGCTCTACAGATCTTGGACAGACTTGGAAGCCACTCTCCAACATCACGGATACGCAGAATGGGTGGGGATTGAGGTATCAGCCGTACTTGTACGAGCTCCCATCAGCGATTGGCAGTTTCCCG GCCGGGACTATCATCGCCGCTGGGAATTCGATTCCACAGGATTCGAGTCAGACGAGGATCGACGTCTATGCAAGTACAGATAAAGGTCGGACTTGGAAGTTCGTG AGCCACGCCGCTTCAGGAGGCCCAGCGAACGGGGGAACGCCCATATGGGAACCTTTTTTCCTCACTTACCAAGGTCAACTCGTAATCTATTACTCGGATTCCCGTGATTCTCAAGCTCATAGTCAGAAACTCGT GCATCAAGTAACGACCAATCTCGTTAACTGGGGACCCGTAGTCGACGATGTTGCAGACTCTAAAACCTCTGACCGGCCAGGCATGGCCACCGTGGCTGCCCTCCCCAACGGCAAATATATCATGACCTACGAATTCGGCGGTGCCCCCGAAGTCAACTTCGCAGTTTATTACCGAATCTCAGATTCACCTCTTACCTTCGCATCTGCCACTGGACACAATATAAAGGCAACTACAGGTCAACAAACTCAGAGCTCCCCCACGGTCGTTTGGACTCCGTATGGTGGTACAAACGGGACTATCGTCGTATCTGCTAATAACAGCGGTGGGCTCTGGATTAACAAGCAACTCGGAGCCGTAAATTCGCCCTGGACACTTGTCTCCACGGGTGCGGCAGGTGGATATGCTAGGGATCTTAAGGTGTTGCCAACGAATCAACAAATATTTCTTGTGGTAGGGGGGGTTTTGAGTGGAACTGCGAATCAGGTGTTGGCTTCTGTTGTGAATTTGCCATGA
- a CDS encoding uncharacterized protein (CAZy:GH93), which yields MLLNFLVLGFIVVTQALDVVKPYNNKVVFLPPSDWPSPRTNYARSVLIAQDGADTNVLLATWQNTSPEPPNPWFPVYRSTDLGQTWKPFSNITDTENGWGLRAQPYLYELPIAIGNFSAGTIVASGNSIPPNRTHTRIDVYASADKGRTWNFVSHVALGGRPIAVNGETPVWEPFFFTYEGQLVIYYSDQRDPEAHGQKLVHQVTTDLVNWGPVVDDVANPNPSDRPGMTTIAALPNGKYIMTYEYGGAPEIDFAVYYRISDSPLNFLPSIGHNLNATTGEQAQSSPTVVWTPYGGENGTIVVSANGNKGLWINKQLGAENSPWTLFPTGAAGGYARDLKVLPTSQQIFIVSGGVFGGTANHVSASVVNLP from the exons ATGCTCCTCAACTTTCTCGTTCTCGGGTTCATCGTCGTCACTCAGGCGTTGGACGTCGTCAAACCTTACAACAACAAGGTCGTATTCTTACCTCCAAGCGATTGGCCCTCCCCTCGTACCAACTACGCTCGCTCTGTTCTCATCGCCCAAGATGGTGCGGACACAAACGTCCTCCTCGCCACCTGGCAAAACACTTCTCCTGAACCGCCCAACCCCTGGTTCCCCGTTTACCGCTCTACAGACCTTGGACAGACTTGGAAGCCGTTCTCCAATATCACGGATACGGAGAACGGGTGGGGATTAAGGGCACAACCGTACTTGTATGAGCTCCCAATAGCAATTGGTAACTTCTCG GCCGGGACTATCGTTGCATCTGGGAATTCCATTCCGCCGAATCGTACCCATACGAGGATCGACGTCTACGCTAGTGCAGATAAAGGTCGGACGTGGAACTTCGTG AGTCACGTCGCTTTAGGCGGCCGTCCTATTGCAGTGAATGGAGAAACTCCCGTATGGGAGCCTTTCTTCTTTACTTACGAAGGTCAACTTGTGATCTACTACTCAGATCAGCGTGACCCGGAAGCTCATGGTCAGAAGCTCGT ACATCAAGTAACAACCGATCTCGTCAACTGGGGGCCCGTAGTCGACGATGTTGCAAATCCTAATCCCTCTGATCGGCCAGGCATGACCACCATAGCTGCCCTCCCCAACGGCAAATATATCATGACCTACGAATACGGTGGTGCCCCCGAAATTGACTTTGCAGTATACTACCGAATCTCAGATTCGCCTCTCAACTTCCTACCTTCCATCGGACACAACCTAAACGCAACTACAGGAGAACAAGCCCAGAGCTCTCCTACGGTCGTTTGGACTCCATATGGTGGTGAGAACGGGACTATCGTCGTGTCTGCTAATGGCAACAAAGGGCTCTGGATCAACAAGCAACTCGGAGCAGAAAATTCACCCTGGACTCTTTTCCCCACGGGTGCGGCGGGTGGATATGCTAGGGATCTAAAGGTGTTGCCAACGAGTCAACAAATATTTATTGTGTCAGGAGGGGTCTTTGGTGGGACTGCGAATCACGTGTCGGCTTCTGTTGTGAATTTGCCATAA
- a CDS encoding uncharacterized protein (CAZy:AA1) has product MLKVIIPFALLGTCVYAITIGPIISPLTNLPIVNAQVSPDGFARSAVLAGGTFPGPVIAGRRDDIFSINVLDQLQDTSMLRSTSIHWHGLNQHGTNWADGPAFVNQCPITPGKAFEYRFHAKDQAGTFWYHSHFSTQYCDGLRGVLVVYDPNDPHKSLYDVDDESTIITLADWYRKSLPAPQYGGVATPDSTLINGLGRYPNGPASPLSVVLVQPGKRYRFRLVSLSCDPNYIFSIDGHNMTVIEADGHNTVPVVVNSLQIFAGQRYSFVLKAEANTGSRPGNFWIRALPNFSSSLSFAQGTNLAILRYKGAPGIEPNTTAPVTDNRLVETNLHPLEEPSAPGAPTLDGAEVDLSITVTFDFATGKFQINGQSYVAPSVPVLLQILSGNATPEQLIPAGSIYSLPANKTVQLSFTLGSNGGIGGPHPVHLHGHPFSVVRSASSSTYNFVNPVRRDVVSTGAPGDNVTIRFFTGTGTYGGGGKSSGPWFLHCHIDRHLEAGLAIVFAEDTGNTAAVNPVPDAWKQLCPDYQAEFGNGGETVTT; this is encoded by the exons ATGCTCAAAGTTATCATACCGTTCGCACTCTTAGGAACCTGCGTATACGCAATCACAATTGGTCCAATAATCAGTCCATTAACCAACCTTCCCATTGTCAATGCCCAAGTTTCGCCTGATGGTTTCGCTCGTAGTGCCGTACTTGCTGGAGGGACTTTTCCTGGCCCGGTAATCGCTGGTAGAAGG GATGACATCTTCAGTATCAATGTACTTGACCAACTGCAAGACACATCCATGCTTCGGAGTACCTCTATT CACTGGCACGGTTTGAACCAACACGGAACAAACTGGGCCGACGG CCCTGCGTTCGTGAATCAATGCCCCATCACACCCGGTAAAGCTTTTGAGTATCGATTCCACGCAAAAGACCAAGCAGGGACCTTTTGGTATCACTCTCACTTTT CAACACAATATTGTGATGGGTTGAGAGGCGTGCTTGTCGTTTACGACCCTAATGATCCACACAAGTCACTCTACGACGTGGATGATG AGAGCACCATCATTACGTTGGCGGACTG GTACCGTAAGTCACTA CCCGCACCTCAATACGGTGGTGTAGC TACCCCTGATTCGACGCTGATCAACGGACTCG GAAGGTATCCGAACGGACCAGCATCACCGCTCTCTGTCGTTCTCGTCCAACCTGGGAAACG TTATCGATTCCGCCTAGTTTCGCTTTCTTGCGACCCCAACTACATTTTCTCCATCGATGGACACAACATGACG GTGATTGAAGCCGATGGACATAACACGGTACCCGTGGTTGTGAATTCACTCCAAATTTTCGCAG GACAACGCTATTCGTTCGTT CTCAAGGCAGAGGCAAATACCGGTTCGAGGCCTGGAAATTTCT GGATTCGGGCTCTCCCGAACTTTTCCTCGTCCTTGTCATTCGCTCAGGGTACCAACTTGGCTATCCTTCGATACAAGGGTGCACCGGGGATTGAGCCCAACACCACGGCTCCCGTGACTGATAACCGCCTTGTGGAGACGAACCTTCAT CCGTTGGAAGAGCCCAGTGCG CCTGGAGCCCCAACCCTCGACGGAGCAGAGGTCGATTTGAGTATAACCGTTACATTT GACTTTGCAACCGGAAAGTTCCAGATAAACGGTCAATCATACGTTGCGCCCTCCGTTCCAGTTTTATTACAGATTCTCAGTGGCAATGCTACCCCTG AGCAACTCATTCCGGCCGGCTCTATATATTCTCTCCCAGCAAACAAAACCGTCCAGCTCTCTTTCACACTCGGTAGTAATGGTGGGATTGGAGGACCG CACCCGGTTCACCTTCACGGCCACCCATTCTCAGTCGTTCGCTCTGCTTCCAGTAGCACGTACAACTTCGTGAACCCTGTGAGGAGAGATGTTGTGAGTACAGGAGCACCCGGGGATAACGTTACTATCCGGTTCTTTACCGGTACTGGTACATATGGGGGAGGCGGAAAGAGTTCAGGGCCTTGGTTTTTGCATTG TCACATTGATCGTCATCTTGAAGC GGGCCTAGCGATTGTTTTCGCGGAAGATACTGGTAATACGGCTGCTGTGAATCCTGTTCCAG ACGCGTGGAAACAGCTGTGCCCGGATTATCAAGCCGAATTTGGAAACGGAGGAGAGACCGTGACGACTTGA
- a CDS encoding uncharacterized protein (CAZy:GH93), with product MLLDFLVLGLIVVAQALDVVTPYNNKVVFSPPSNWPIPRTLYARSLLIAQDGADKNVLLATWENYSPQPPNVWFPVYRSTDLGQTWKPLSNITDTQNGWGLRYQPYLYELPSAIGNFPAGTIIAAGNSIPQDLSQTRIDVYASTDKGRTWKFVSHVASGGRADPVNGETPVWEPFFFTYEGQLVIYYSDQRDPEAHGQKLVHQITTNLINWGPVVDDVADSNPSDRPGMTTVAALPNGKYIMTYEFGGAPEINFAVYYRISDSPLTFASATGHNIKATTGQQTQSSPVVVWTPYGGTNGTIVVSANNSGGLWINKQLGAVNSPWTFISTGAAGGYARYLKVLPTSQQIFIVVGGVLGGSGNHVLASVVNLP from the exons ATGCTCCTCGACTTCCTCGTTCTCGGGCTCATCGTCGTCGCTCAGGCGTTAGACGTCGTCACACCGTACAACAACAAAGTCGTATTCTCACCTCCAAGCAATTGGCCCATCCCTCGCACCCTCTATGCTCGCTCTCTTCTCATAGCCCAAGATGGTGCGGACAAAAATGTCCTCCTCGCCACCTGGGAAAACTATTCTCCTCAACCGCCCAACGTCTGGTTCCCCGTTTACCGCTCTACGGACCTTGGTCAGACTTGGAAGCCTCTCTCCAACATTACGGATACGCAGAATGGGTGGGGATTGAGGTATCAACCGTACTTGTATGAGCTCCCATCAGCGATTGGTAACTTTCCG GCCGGGACTATCATCGCCGCTGGGAATTCGATTCCACAGGATTTGAGTCAGACGAGGATCGACGTCTATGCAAGTACAGATAAAGGTCGGACGTGGAAGTTCGTG AGCCATGTCGCTTCAGGAGGCCGTGCTGATCCAGTGAACGGGGAAACTCCCGTATGGGAGCCATTTTTCTTCACTTACGAAGGTCAACTTGTGATCTACTACTCAGATCAGCGTGACCCTGAAGCTCATGGTCAAAAGCTCGT GCACCAAATAACAACCAACCTCATCAACTGGGGACCCGTGGTCGACGATGTTGCGGACTCTAATCCCTCTGACCGGCCAGGCATGACCACCGTGGCTGCCCTCCCCAACGGCAAATATATCATGACCTACGAATTCGGCGGTGCCCCCGAAATCAACTTTGCAGTTTATTACCGCATTTCGGATTCACCTCTCACCTTCGCATCTGCCACTGGGCACAATATAAAGGCAACTACAGGTCAACAAACTCAGAGCTCCCCTGTTGTCGTTTGGACTCCGTATGGTGGTACGAACGGGACCATCGTCGTGTCTGCTAATAACAGTGGAGGGCTCTGGATTAACAAGCAACTCGGAGCAGTAAATTCACCCTGGACATTTATCTCTACGGGTGCGGCAGGTGGATATGCTAGGTATCTTAAGGTTTTGCCAACGAGTCAACAAATATTTATTGTGGTAGGGGGAGTCTTGGGTGGGTCTGGGAATCATGTGTTGGCTTCTGTTGTTAATTTGCCATAA